The segment TAAAGGGTCCCTTTGTCTCAAACCCCTAGATGGAACAATATGCCCCCTAGGTTCCCCATTCACCATGATTGAGAAAGAAACAGTACTCACACATTCATAAATCCAGCCAACCCATTTTTGATGAAACCCCATCCTTTccataatttttatcaaaaagttcCACTCAACCCTATCGTAGGCtttactcatatccaatttCATTTCCATATAACCATGTTTTCCGGATTTCTTGGTTTGCATGTGATGTAAAGTTTCAAAAGCCACTAATATATTATCTGAGATAGCTTTATCTGCCTTAATGGCACTTTGAGACTCAAAAATAATGAAtggcaaaaagattttttttaacctattgCTAGCACTTTGGAtattaatttatacaaaatattacAAAGAGCTATAGGTCTAAAATCAGAAACTTTTTTAGGACTCTTCACTTTTGAAATAAGAGTAAGGAATGAGTGGTTCAAACCTGATGGTATTTTTCCGGCATTCAGACAATCCAATACTGCCTTAGATACTTCATCTCCAATGCTTTGCCAATAGTGCTGACAAAAGAGTGGTGGCATCCCATCCGGTCCCGGTGATTTCAATGGTGCCATTTGATTAAGGGCCAAATCAACCTCAGCACGTGTAAACTCTCCCACCAACTCCCTATTCATCTCCTCCGTTACTACCACCCTCGTGTGCTACAATACCTCCTCCATGTTGCACGgatttgaggttttaaaaagctcCTTGTAAAAATCTTCCAACAAGCTCGCCACATTATCATCACCCATATACATGACACCCCTCAAatttttcaaacccaaaatccGATTCCTCCTATACATCTGGGAGCCTCTATGATGGAAATACTTTGAGTTTTTATCTCCCTCTTTCATCAAATGCATTTTAGAGCGTTGTTGCCAcaatttttcttcctttatgAATAGTCTTGCTAATTCTTGTTTCAATTGAACCAAGGCAGCCCCATCACCTCCATTTATCACAGCTCTCTCTACTTGCACCATCTGCTTCTTTTTTTCCGCTATTTCCCATGTGATATTGCTAAAACAACATCGTCtccacttttttaatttttcttggcACCTCTCTACCTTCTTTACCACCTTACCCATTGGCAAATCCCTCCTACCCTCACTCCATGCCGCTGCCACCGTATCATGACACCCATCATCCTCAAGCCAAACTTGCTCGAATCGCCATGGCTTCTTTAATTTTGCAGGTACCCTATTTGGATGGATGAGAAGTGGTTTGTGATCTGATGAACCACACTCCAACACCTTAACTTGTGCAGCCGGGTACTTATCTAACCAATCCGTGGTTGCCACCCCTCTATCAAACCTTTCCCACACATAAACATCCCTTGCACACTTCTTAAACCATGTATATCTATTACCCACAAAACCCAAGTCCATCAACCCACATTCATCCAAAACATCACGGAAGGTTTGCATTTGAAGGTATGGATGTAACTTGCCACCTTTCTTTTCCGAAGACTTTGTAATCTCATTGAAATCACCTGTAACAAGCCATGGAACCGAGAACCGATTATGTAAGCTTCTTAACAAATCCCATATTTCCATCCTCCTTTGAGTCTCCAGAGCACCATAAAATCCAGTAAATCTCTACTCATCATCCTTCCCTTTATTTATTAGAACATCGATGTGATTTAACAAAGAAGATTCTACATCCACCATAACATCCTTTTTCCAAAAAAGGGCTAGACCACCCCCCAAAGAAACTCTTGAAACTCCAAAAAAATCCCCTATTcgcaaattttcttttattcctcCTAGCCTTGCATTTAGTAGCCATGTCTCGACTAAAAACACAACCGCAGGAACTTGTGCCCAGACCAAGTCCCCAAGCTCCCGACAGTTCCAACATAAAATACTCATTGTCCTTGGCAGGGTTGGACACCAGCCTCCACCacttcattgttctgatttttctcACCTCCAGTGACTATCCTCTTCTTTGGTTGAGTTTCTGAATCATAACAAGTTGTTTGCTTACTCCTCTTTTGTACTACCACCACACCTAACGAAACAGTATGATCAGACCTAGGCTTCTGAAGACGAGTCCAAGTATGACCTTTTTTTCGGGTTTGAGAATTTTGAGTCTCCTCCTTGCACTCCTTTGCCTACTGGATTTCAATCTCATGCAAGTTTGATAAGTCACGCTTGTTGTACACACCTAGGGTAGAGATGTTAATAGGTTTGCCTAGATCAGTTCTTGCCTCTCCCTTATTTCCTGACTCAGTCTTTTTTAATCCAACGTCACCCTCCTTGTTTAAAGGAATTTTGACTCATTTTTGTGCATCAGAGAGATGGTAATGGTTGAATCAAATTGGTTTTGGAATTTTGATTCAATCGACCCTCACCCAGTCACGGAGGAGCACAGATCTCGTGGTGGCTGCTATTTGTCACGGAGGAGCACGAGATTGTTAGATTAGATctgagagagatgagatgatcGGAGGACGGGATTGTGTTTTCTGTTTgtgatttgtgtgtgtgtgtgtgtgttttttttttttttgagtagtgTTTCTGTTTAGTGTTTGGGATtgtgatttgtatttttttttttttttttttggatgagtgAAAAAACtgtattaacaaaaaaaaaaaaaaaaaaaaaaaaagaagctgatATATGTGTCTATATATGTTTAGACAGTCCAATATAAGTATATGCATCATGGGTTCTTAATTATGCCATAGTGTAAGATTTTTCCTCTTCTTAATATTTTAAGCTAATTGGGCCTATTTTTAGCATCTGGGCATTAAAAGAAATAGATTGTGATTGGGCCATGATTTGGGCCGAGAATTAGGCCCAAATCTGGCCTAGCTGGACAGGGCCCGGCAGGGCGGATTTGGAGCCCGGATAAAAAATCCGTTTATTGAACAGGCCGGGTTCGGGTCACGGGTTTCAACCCGTGGGTTGGGTCCAGGTATAGTAAAACCCAGCCCGAACTCAACCCATTGCCATTCCTAATAGTGGTGTTTcacaaacgccactataggtccaaTTTTTTGTAATGCATACTTATTCCTCTACTAGTGTCATCATCACATCAGGAACCATTAATCATACAATTCTATTTAATTGTCCATTCTTCAAACAACTTTTTGAGATGGAAACCTCACCTTTGAGTATATTTAGGATCAGGTCAAGCACTCCTGCAATggcaaataaaagaaaaacatatcaGCGATTGGAAACCTTAAAATTAAATCTAGTCATTATGACTTGAATAAAAATATCCTAGCATGTCTATTATATAGGTAAGGAATTATGGATGGTGTATGCACCAAGAAGTTTGGCCTTATAGAAGTTTAATAGAATAAATACACGAATAGCGACGGTGGAAAAATGCAAGGgttcagaaaagaaagaaacttgcAAAGGGAGAAAAATGGTCAGCATGCATGTAAGGTAGTATTTAATTAGAGAATGGAAAGTGTTATGGCCTTAAAAAATTCGatacttttttacttttaatttcctcaagcataaaattttgagattaacCAATTGCCCAAGTACATGATTATTCCTCTGCTTGTGTCATTATTACGTGAGGAACAATTACTCATACAGTTTATTTTATTGTCCATTCTATACGACCCttcaaacaagttttgagaTAGAAACCTCACCTCGGATACGGTCAAGCAATCCTGTTTtgacaaataaaagaataaatcagCTTTTGGAAAACTTAAAGTTAAATCTAGTCATTAGACTGAGACTTGAATTAAAATATACTAGTATGTCTATTACATTGGTATGGAATTATGGATGGTGTACGCACCAAGAAGTTTGTTCTTACAGAAGTTTAATAGAATAAATACATGAATAGTGACAGTGGAAAAATGCAAGAgttcagaaaagaaagaatcttGCAAAGGGAAAATAATGCACAACATGTAAATTAGAGAATGGAAAGTGTTATGGCCTTTCTAGCTTTATTTACCCACCAGGACTGTACATGTCGTCGTTGCATTGAAGATGGTTCAAGTCATCAACGTAGCAATCACGGTCTCTTCCACAATGACTTCACAAATACCAGAGAGCCATGAAAGCTCAAAACCACATACCAATTCATTGTGGACGTCTGTACCAGTGGCGGAGCCACGTTGGGGCCAAGAGGGGccttccccccaaaaaaaatatagtggaGGTATTCTTTCATGGGTGATTCGAACAGTTTGACTTTTTAAAGAACATACATACTTTTGGCCCCCTCAAGCTCCGCAGACCAGCATCTAGGCAGAGACACTGGAGAGCCAATACAGACCATACATGCTTTTGGCATGGCACCCTCGCCTCCACTCTTTTATATCCAtctgtttttctctttctctgatTTATTAATCTACGACTTCCAGCCTCAAAACTGTCTAGGTggtttgctttttattttttcttcttaccTCTTCGTTTAGACCGCCAATTGCTCGTCATGTTTCACTGATCAAGAGATTTTGAGCCGTTtggtatatgtgtttaaaaattgaaaattgttatttgaaaatatttgtagaAATATGCGTGCTTGAAAAAGTGTGtcgaaatacgtgtaatgttgtttaaaaactaaaaattgttgtttgaaaacacaaaccaaacacgtCTTTACTGATTTGAGATTATAGTATGCTCTAAGTCCTACACGTGGTGGGTTAGATTTTAAGTTGTctttaaaagcaaaaacaaaagcaaaactacTACAGCCTACAGTTTGCTTCAAGTCATATACACGGGACCCGGTTCGACTTTTCTTTCTGTTATTGTCATTAAATACTAATGCCAAttacataataattttacatCATTTTCACTATATATCTTTAAGTGGTGAGTGTTTACTAGTAATAATCTAAGTTCACAATTGACATTATATTTTGCTACAAGGAATAACTTGtcatctaatttttttgtaaaattattataaaaatgtggtGAACGGAAAATTACTCATTATTAAATTGATAAACAtattatataacatataaatataataaacttatattaaaacttatacaaatatataatatatcatataaataacaaaatctaAGGTATAATTGGTTAtttgattattaattttttttaatttgcacttgtaaggacacgattatttaacggcccaagaatgacgttagGCTCGTGGATAAAGGACCCTAACAAtgtaatttgtagagagtgggctaaaaagGCAGGACCTTGGTCACAGGTCAGCAGTTCAATCATGGTTTTTATGGAAGCTTTTACATGGGAGGActttggcttgactagctaagcatTCCATTGGTATGGGTTGTAGGATTTAAGTCCTCGGATTGCGTCCGAGGAGCACAGTATCCTTCCCATTCTCCCTTTTGCAGGATCTTTTTctccatcccccccccccccgggccTCCCTCCTTTTCCTTCGCCTTCTTCCCCTTTATACTAGTGTTCATTTCCACttttagtgtccacgtgtaaaTTTTGctttctggggtgcagacctgtcctgtcaatccatacctagagtggttgggggcggttggaaaagttaaatagcatggtttgGAGTATGAGCCTGTCAGATGCAGGATTCTGTATcatgatgttggcagctttctcccttgtcctgcccctgtactgagtttgtccttttcttcaagcgttttgtgaggtgctgagcataagatcgtTCTCGGCCATATCCTTGTGCCTTTTTTGGGCCTTCATTATGTGTCCTTGGCAATAGCTttcctcggcttaggccttgggccctaatggagAGTGGGCCTGGGCTACGAATTCTCTGaccccataatagcccctcaaaatcctgctgcccgactttttagttggggaggagggttttggtgatgttgggCCCACATCATGGCTCGCTTAAATTCTGTACTTTACtgatgtttgtgtttttccatTTGCATGGGAGATGTGCCGAATTAAGAGGCATCCCTTTAGTTTTTACTCACGCGGTGTCCTTTGACGTTTCAGTgttcgaggcgcgccttcatGAGGATCTTCAAATCTTATGGTTGCAGATGGTGTTGGAAATCGAGCCAAAACCGTCTTGTCCTTAGCGTTCCTTGGAAACCAGCATAAATTAAATGCCAACACCCTGccctttatataagtaggataggaGGTTATTCCCCTTACACCTAAACCCTTCGGTTCCCTTCAAAATCATAATCCTTCAGCCATAATCACAGTCTCCATATCCAGTGCTATCCACCCTtagtgcaatatgtttgaggcacgggtgggggtgaaggaactacacccgccacagaggcaccggacCCCTCCGAGACTCAAGATGATGCCGTTTGGACAGGGGAGACACAGACTCAAGATGATCATCCGTTTTGATAAGGTGGGGATGGTATCTCtgcctctttcagtcaaaatccgaagcaggtactggtcgcatCAGATTCTTGGTACGTTAGAAGTtaggttttccgccatcagcgccgtctgctctATCGCAGGCATGGCTAacatggaggctcatcaacctccggctccctgcaccttttcttcaacggtgctagcCCCAAGTTGGGTTTTTTTGCTGCccgagttatgggcatgtaaaagtattgaggaatggctTTCGTAGACACCGTTTTAGAACTGGTGCATCTCTCTTCTGGTTTTTGTTCACttacttgtatcttttctttttgtttatgtaGTTAGTTTCTAGCATAAGCTTATtcaagctctttcattgtacgttgtactctttctttatcttaataaaagatgaatctGTTTCCTTCTATGTACTTTTCTATTCTGCaacaattactttgtgaatgggtgtacTACAtgtatattttcctttaatgatacttagggcaAGAAACCTTGAAACAAAAAGCTATTAACTTGAACTTATCGACATTATCGAATATAATAATGCTAACCTACAGCATATTAAACTtatgagactaaccgagataacagctgagcGCTCCGTAATGCGTGTGAGGCAGCCGTCCGAGAAtgataaactcaaaataaaccaTCTGAGAGGGTTGCCGAGTAGTGAGGGACTTTGGCCATGTTTTTGATAACACCTGGCCCTATCACAACCGCATCAGTTCTCCTggtattgaggatccgagggtagACTAGAGATTCCATTCAGTCTAGGGACTAACCCAACTATTAATGGGTAACTCCTCTACGGGGTAGAGTCTAAGGGCCATATAATGCCCAGGTTGTGTCCATAACTTGcattttttctcttaagtagtcggttttcccataggcttgagtccgaggaccatacaagtccttggttctgtccaaaacttgtgttgtttcttctaagtagttggtttccccagaggcttgagtccgaggaccatacaagaccttggttctgtccaaaacttgtattgtttcttctaagtagttggtttccccagaggcttgaatccgaagaccatacaaggccttggttctgtccaaaacttgtgttgtttcttctaagtagttggtttccctagaggcttgagtccgaggaccatataagaccttgattctgtccaaaacttgtattttttctcttaaatagttggtttccccagagacttgagtccgagaactatagaagaccttggttctgtccaaaacttgtgttgtttcttctaagtagttggtttccccagaggcttgagtccgaggaccatacaaggccttggttctgtccaaaacttgtattttttctcttaaatagttggtttccccagaggcttgagtccgagaactatacaagaccttggttctgtccaaaacttgtgttgtttcttctaagtagttagtttccccagaggcttgagtccgagaactatacaagaccttggttctgtccaaaacttgtgttgtttcttctaagtagttggtttccccagaggcttgagtccgaggaccatacaaggccttggttctgtccaaaacttgtattttttctcttaaatagttggttttcccagaggcttaagtccgaggactatacaagaccttgattctgtccaaaacttgtattgtttcttctaagtagttggtttccccagaggcttgagtccgagaactatacaagaccttggttctgtccaaaacttgtgttgtttcttctaagtagttggtttccccagaggcttgagtccgaggaccatacaaggccttggttctgttcaaaacttgtattttttctcttaaatagttggtttccccagaggtttgagttcgaggaccgtacaaagccttggttctgtccaaaacttgtgttcatttatttatttatttatttttcgaagatTAGCTCCTCGACCAAGGTGGGGAGAgttagcttgatgttggaagcccctaaaGCTGTCCGTGCCATTggcactgcgaggcgtagcccctagcggaaaTTTATGTCGAAGCAACAACAGCATGTCGCTGGAAATGGAGGAACCTTCGCAGACCTTTGCTTGACAGAGGCTTAACTCCAccgccacctgtgccaacgcgcaagccttcccacagatagcgccaattgtaaggacacgattatttaacggcccaagaatgacgttgggctcgtgggtaaagggccctaacaatgtaatttgtagagagtgggctagaaAGGCAGGACCTTGGTCACAAGTCAGCAGTTCAATCATGATTTTTATGGAAGCTTTTACATGGGAGGACTTTGGCTTGACTAGCTGAGCATTCCATTGGTATGGGTTGTAGGATTTCTCCCTTTTGCAGGATCTTTTtctccttccccccccccccccccccccgggccTCCCTCCTTTTCCTTCGCCTTCTTCCCCTTTATACTAGTGTTCATTTCCACttttagtgtccacgtgtaagttttgctttctggggtgcagacctgtcctgtcaatccatacctagagtggttgggggcggttggaaaagttaaatagcatggtttggagtatgggcctgtcagatgcaGGATTCTGTATCacgatgttggcagctttctccttTGTCCTAcccctgtactgagtttgtccttttctttaagcgttttgtgaggtgctgagcataagatcgtcctcgaCCATATCCTTGTGCCTTTTTTGGGCCTTCATTATACGTTCTCGGCAAtagctctcctcggcttaggccttggaccctaatgtagagtgggcctgggccacgaattctctggccccacagcACTCATTCAATGAGTATTTGTTTTAATATTCTTAGTCATCATACTgtttatattgaaaatgaaaattgctaagaacttaattcaataatttattattttatcccTCTTAAAAAACAGAAGTTaactttttttgagtaaaaatatttaacttttgatATTATTACTTGTTTTTGGACATatctaactatatatatatatatatatacacacacagtTTTGAGAAACAGCTGATAGttaattacacttttttttttttgtcgcacATATGAAACAATTAAAGGATTTAAATTGTACAGTATATTGAATTGTGTATATAATTGGGTC is part of the Quercus robur chromosome 9, dhQueRobu3.1, whole genome shotgun sequence genome and harbors:
- the LOC126700679 gene encoding uncharacterized protein LOC126700679, whose protein sequence is MEIWDLLRSLHNRFSVPWLVTGDFNEITKSSEKKGGKLHPYLQMQTFRDVLDECGLMDLGFVGNRYTWFKKCARDVYVWERFDRGVATTDWLDKYPAAQVKVLECGSSDHKPLLIHPNRVPAKLKKPWRFEQVWLEDDGCHDTVAAAWSEGRRDLPMGKVVKKVERCQEKLKKWRRCCFSNITWEIAEKKKQMVQVERAVINGGDGAALVQLKQELARLFIKEEKLWQQRSKMHLMKEGDKNSKYFHHRGSQMYRRNRILGLKNLRGVMYMGDDNVASLLEDFYKELFKTSNPCNMEEVL